The genomic window CAATATGGCTCGTTTCCCGATACTAATATTGTGGTCCGAAGTTCGTAAGATCATGTGAATTTTTCACCTGTTTCTTAGCACATCCATCAAATACCCCGCTCTGGCTCTAATGCTCGTGGACGACACGGCTCGCTTTAGCCTGCAGGTCGAGGGGATGGACTGCATTGAGTGCGCCAAGAAGATCGAGAAAGCAGTGCTCGCCCTGGACGGCGTTACCGGCACACGGGTCTCGTACACCTTGGGCAAGGTCAACGTCGAGGGCAAGAAGGGCCGTCTGGACCGCCGGACGGTGGTCCACACCGTGGAGCGCCTGGGATATAAGGTGAAGGAGGACGAGGAGCCAGCGCTGGAAGGTTTCTTCTCCTGGAACAACCGCCGCCTCGTCATCACCATCGTTTCTGGCGTCCTCTTCGTCATCGGAGCGATATCTGAGTTCCTTCTCCACGAGCCTCTTCTGTACTACCCGGCGTACATTCTGGCCATCGTGTCCGGGGGCTACTACATCGCCCGGCGGGGCATCGCCTCGATCTACGAGCGTTATCTGGACATGAACGTCCTGATGATGGTGGCGGTGGTGGGAGCGGTGCTCATCTCGGCGTGGGAGGAGGCGGCGTCTATAGTCTTCCTGTTCTCTTTGGCCGAGGTGCTGGAGTCATATTCCGTCGCCCGGACCCGGCGGTCGATCACCGAGCTCATGGACTTCATGCCCCGCCGGGTGCTGATCCGGAGGGACGCCGAGGAGCACACGATGGACGCGACGGACGTCGAGGTCGGGGATGTCGCCATCGTGAAGCCGGGGGAGCGCATCCCCGTGGACGGGGAAGTCATCAAGGGCGAGTCATCGATTGACGAGTCCGCCGTTACCGGGGAGAGCGTCCCCGTGCACCGTGGTCCGGGAGATGCGGTCTTCAGCGGCACCCTCAACGGCCAGGGGGCGATGGAGATCATGGTGTCCAAGCGCTATCAGGATACGGTCATCGCCAAGATCGTCTCGCTGGTGGAAGAAGCGGAAGCCTCCAAGGCGCCCACGGAGCGCTTCATCGACCGCTTCTCCCGTTACTACACCCCGGCGGTGGTGACCCTGGCCGTGGCGACCATGTTCCTCCCGACGCTCCTGTTCGGCGCCCCCCTGGAGGAGTGGTTCTACCGCGGTCTGGTTCTCCTGGTCATCTCCTGCCCCTGTGCTCTGGTGATATCGACCCCGGTGTCAGTGGTGTCGGCGATATCCGGCGGTGCCAGGAGAGGGGTGCTGTTCAAGGGCGGGCTGTACCTGGAACGCATGGGCCGCATCCGGGTGGTGGCCTTCGACAAGACCGGCACCCTGACCCAGGGGCGCCCCAAGGTCGAGGAGGTCATCCCCCTGAACGGCACGACGGCCCGCGAGGTGCTCAAGGTCGCGGCGTCGGCCGAGAACCG from Methanomassiliicoccus sp. includes these protein-coding regions:
- a CDS encoding cation-translocating P-type ATPase; its protein translation is MDDTARFSLQVEGMDCIECAKKIEKAVLALDGVTGTRVSYTLGKVNVEGKKGRLDRRTVVHTVERLGYKVKEDEEPALEGFFSWNNRRLVITIVSGVLFVIGAISEFLLHEPLLYYPAYILAIVSGGYYIARRGIASIYERYLDMNVLMMVAVVGAVLISAWEEAASIVFLFSLAEVLESYSVARTRRSITELMDFMPRRVLIRRDAEEHTMDATDVEVGDVAIVKPGERIPVDGEVIKGESSIDESAVTGESVPVHRGPGDAVFSGTLNGQGAMEIMVSKRYQDTVIAKIVSLVEEAEASKAPTERFIDRFSRYYTPAVVTLAVATMFLPTLLFGAPLEEWFYRGLVLLVISCPCALVISTPVSVVSAISGGARRGVLFKGGLYLERMGRIRVVAFDKTGTLTQGRPKVEEVIPLNGTTAREVLKVAASAENRSEHHLARAIIERAREENVDIVEARGFTALHGKGVAIIFQERRVFTGSPQFFRELKVDLSSAEDRIAEFNAQGKTVILVGSDDGLMGIITVRDLPRKESKAVVEGLKAMGVLVIMLTGDDTKVAEGIAADLGIEEFRARLLPQDKVKAVEEYQARYGPLLMVGDGVNDAPALAKAEVGVAMGVAGTDVALEAADVALMGDDLRSLLYGMRLSRRGAKVIRQNVTVSLAVKLALTILTFPGLVTLWMAILIGDLGVSLAVIGNALRLNRYR